The Xiphophorus couchianus chromosome 5, X_couchianus-1.0, whole genome shotgun sequence genome includes a region encoding these proteins:
- the LOC114145124 gene encoding protein ELFN1-like, with product MAGISGRIPPSDIVMTSQTAQRTGQLRHSKAGILSTTGSFVCWLALLSLLRLPAVTADCWLIEGEKGFVWLAICSMNQPPYEAIPSHINSTIVDLRLNENKIRSVHYSSLSRFGNLTYLNLTKNDISYVEDGAFSAQFNLQVLQMGFNKLRNLTEGMLRGLGKLQYLYLQANLIETVTTNTFWECPNLENIDLSMNRIQVLDGSLFSGLSKLTTCELYTNPFNCSCELLGFLRWLAVFPNRTSERMVCDSPQGFSGYNLLSQNPHMPAQRNALHVLNLVCTDDGSSVTPFYIFDSTTQLPDIASPCGLDDCASGTAPDEVISNSPNLIDSKPVMTIKKVEHSSAVITVQIPYLFKKLYILILYNNSFFTEIKTLNKNSEDIELKNLTPNTDYTYCVASTRYSLRFNHTCLTFSTGRRAGAERIRNQSSATHYIMTILGCLFGMLLFLGLVVHCLRKKRIMEEKERKMNRIQRTLIELKYGGEGDIEGGSGGSVSQKLAVGESLSRMPYLPQGGEIDPYKLQEVIETPGHKSAKLNYMEVRGSGIEKEREREREREMSPQANPQGSVAEISTIAKEVDKVNQIINNCIDALKSESTSFQQGIKSPTAGGGAVSTEEPQLVLLSEQGERGGEFLSPVYNGGRGGREERLRSYHPSLQRHHSMEAPPTTKRPSTSSSPGSARSPRSFRSEGGYHLSESRYIERASPGERGGDAIRTVNPAAAILRAEAQRIRQYNEHRHSYPGSQQHLQELQHHPQVFQELHRHPGGRKPSVLDPITLSRQAKQRELAYSQLSQNYPLSPQYHNLSYCSSPEEDEEEEGLLCTPTLGLWERFKMHRKRHRQASLEDEGYVAAGHALRRKVQFAKDEDLHDILDYWKGVSAQQKA from the exons ATGGCAGGGATCTCTGGTCGGATTCCTCCGTCGGACATTGTAATGACGTCCCAAACGGCCCAGAGAACAGGACAGCTGAGACATAGCAAGGCAGGAATCTTATCCACAACCGGCTCCTTTGTCTGCTGGCTCGCTCTGCTGTCGCTGCTCCGACTGCCGGCTGTAACGGCAGACTGTTGGCTTATCGAAGGGGAGAAAGGCTTTGTGTGGCTGGCCATCTGCAGTATGAACCAGCCGCCTTATGAGGCCATCCCCTCCCACataaacag CACGATCGTGGATCTGAGGCTGAATGAGAACAAGATACGGTCGGTGCATTATTCCTCGCTCAGTCGCTTCGGAAACCTCACCTACCTGAACCTCACCAAGAACGATATCAGCTATGTGGAAGACGGAGCGTTCTCGGCGCAGTTTAACCTGCAG GTTCTCCAGATGGGCTTTAACAAATTGAGAAACCTGACAGAGGGGATGCTGCGGGGCCTGGGCAAACTGCAGTATCTCTACTTGCAAGCTAATCTCATCGAGACTGTTACAACCAATACCTTCTGGGAGTGTCCCAATTTGGAGAATATAGATCTCTCCATGAACAG GATCCAGGTTCTGGATGGCAGTTTGTTCTCTGGACTCTCCAAGCTGACGACCTGTGAACTCTACACCAACCCCTTCAACTGCTCATGTGAGCTTCTGGGTTTCCTGCGCTGGCTTGCCGTGTTCCCCAACAGAACCAGCGAGCGGATGGTGTGTGACTCCCCTCAAGGATTCTCCGGATACAACCTGCTGAGCCAGAACCCTCACATGCCAGCCCAGCGCAATGCCCTGCATGTGCTTAATCTGGTGTGCACAGACGATGGCAGCAGCGTGACACCCTTCTACATCTTTGACTCCACCACCCAGCTGCCAGACATCGCCTCGCCCTGCGGACTGGATGATTGTGCCTCGGGGACGGCTCCTGACGAAGTGATAAGCAACAGCCCTAACTTAATAGACTCCAAGCCTGtcatgacaataaaaaaagtggAACATTCGAGTGCAGTGATAACAGTTCAGATTCCCTATCTGTTTAAGAAATTGTACATACTGATTCTGTACAATAACAGCTTCTTTACTGAAATCAAAACTCTGAATAAAAACAGCGAGGATATTGAGCTGAAGAACTTGACACCTAACACGGACTACACTTACTGCGTGGCTTCTACAAGATACTCCCTGAGGTTCAACCACACATGTTTGACCTTCTCTACCGGTCGAAGAGCCGGTGCAGAGAGGATTCGCAATCAGTCATCCGCCACGCATTACATCATGACTATATTGGGCTGTCTGTTTGGCATGCTGCTCTTCCTCGGCCTCGTCGTGCACTGCCTGAGGAAAAAGAGGATCATGgaggagaaggaaagaaagatgaACAGAATCCAGAGGACGTTGATAGAGCTGAAGTACGGCGGGGAAGGGGACATAGAGGGAGGGAGTGGAGGATCTGTCTCACAAAAGCTTGCTGTGGGCGAAAGCCTGTCCAGAATGCCCTACCTTCCCCAGGGAGGCGAGATTGATCCGTACAAGCTTCAGGAGGTGATAGAGACTCCAGGACACAAGTCTGCCAAGCTGAACTACATGGAGGTCAGAGGCTCTGGTATCGAAAAGGAACgggagcgagagagagaaagggagatgTCGCCACAAGCCAATCCTCAGGGCTCAGTAGCTGAGATATCCACCATTGCGAAAGAAGTTGATAAAGTTAACCAAATCATTAACAACTGCATAGATGCTCTCAAATCCGAGTCCACATCCTTTCAGCAGGGAATAAAGTCCCCCACAGCGGGTGGAGGAGCTGTTTCGACAGAGGAGCCACAACTGGTACTTCTGTCCGAGCAAGGAGAGAGAGGAGGCGAGTTCCTCTCACCAGTCTACAACggtggaagaggaggaagagaagaacgGTTGAGGAGTTACCATCCATCTTTGCAACGACATCACAGCATGGAAGCTCCTCCGACAACCAAACGGCCAAGCACCTCCTCCTCTCCTGGCTCCGCCCGGAGCCCTCGCTCCTTCCGCTCCGAGGGAGGGTACCACTTGTCAGAGTCCCGCTACATCGAAAGAGCTTCACCCGGGGAAAGGGGAGGAGACGCCATCCGCACCGTCAACCCAGCTGCGGCTATCCTACGGGCCGAGGCCCAGAGGATCCGTCAGTACAACGAACATCGACACTCCTACCCAGGATCGCAGCAGCATCTCCAGGAACTTCAGCATCATCCGCAAGTCTTTCAGGAGCTTCACCGCCACCCGGGAGGACGCAAGCCTTCTGTGTTGGATCCCATCACTCTCAGCAGGCAAGCAAAGCAGCGGGAGTTAGCCTACTCCCAGCTGTCACAAAATTACCCGCTCTCACCCCAATACCACAACCTCAGCTACTGCTCCAGTCctgaggaagacgaggaggaggaagggctCCTGTGCACCCCGACCCTAGGGCTTTGGGAGAGGTTCAAAATGCACCGTAAAAGGCATCGGCAGGCATCCTTAGAGGACGAAGGATATGTGGCAGCTGGGCATGCACTGAGACGGAAGGTTCAGTTTGCCAAGGATGAAGATCTTCATGACATTCTTGACTACTGGAAGGGTGTATCTGCCCAGCAGAAAGCTTGA